One genomic window of Thermococcus indicus includes the following:
- a CDS encoding FKBP-type peptidyl-prolyl cis-trans isomerase: MKIEAGDFVVFHYIGRFENGEVFDTSYEDIARENEIYVEEREYGPLGVNVGVGEIIPGLDEALIGMEIGEKKTVTIPPEKAYGMPNPELVIDVPLTEFTNIGMEPVEGMYVMTDSGIAKIAKVGEESVSLDFNHPLAGKTLVFEVEIVDIEKGKDLESEATADVE; this comes from the coding sequence ATGAAGATTGAAGCTGGAGATTTTGTGGTGTTCCACTACATAGGCAGGTTTGAGAACGGTGAAGTTTTTGACACGAGTTACGAGGATATCGCCAGGGAGAACGAGATATACGTCGAGGAGAGGGAGTACGGCCCGCTCGGCGTCAATGTCGGTGTCGGCGAGATCATCCCGGGCCTCGATGAGGCACTGATCGGGATGGAGATCGGTGAAAAGAAGACCGTCACGATTCCGCCGGAGAAGGCCTACGGTATGCCGAACCCGGAGCTGGTCATAGACGTTCCCCTCACCGAGTTCACCAACATAGGGATGGAACCGGTCGAGGGCATGTACGTCATGACCGACTCGGGGATAGCAAAGATAGCCAAGGTTGGGGAGGAGAGCGTCAGCCTCGACTTCAACCACCCTCTGGCAGGAAAGACCCTCGTGTTCGAGGTTGAGATAGTGGACATAGAAAAGGGGAAGGACTTAGAGTCCGAAGCCACCGCCGATGTTGAGTGA
- a CDS encoding RNA-guided endonuclease InsQ/TnpB family protein produces the protein MKRTVTLKLQPSKEQAKILSELAGLGAKVWNRVNYLRRQQFFKEQIVDFNSTEKTVYEEFKQEIGSATVQQICRKNAEAWRSFFSLLRKKRNGELPSWMKPKPPNYLKEDGKRRPLIVLRNDQYKIEGNTLILKGLGKFKRLEIRFKGRIHLKGKQGRLEITYDDVKRKWYAHISFTVEEKLEGGEWVSVPRQPKGNLSAGIDLGVNNLMAVYVKNGESFLVNGRPLKSIDFYWRRRIAEYQSKLNKSGAKTSRKLERMHDKAKLQAKHYINTAVRQTVKKLYDLGVSRIVVGYPKGIARSSDKGKKQNFLLSHVWRFNYVIKRLTEVAGEYGIRVVVVNEAFTSKTCPVCGKPHEGARFVRGLFKCPATGLIFNADLVGAFNILKKAVKTITPNLGGLYAQERGNWPKTGPEGLKTRFLVGLSETPQTSPPMARG, from the coding sequence ATGAAGCGAACAGTAACGCTTAAACTCCAACCTTCAAAGGAGCAGGCAAAAATCCTCTCCGAGTTAGCTGGCCTTGGAGCTAAAGTCTGGAACAGAGTAAACTACCTGAGAAGGCAACAATTCTTCAAAGAGCAAATCGTGGACTTCAATTCAACTGAGAAGACTGTTTACGAGGAATTTAAACAGGAAATCGGTTCTGCAACAGTCCAGCAAATATGTCGTAAAAATGCGGAAGCTTGGCGGAGTTTCTTCTCACTCCTTCGGAAGAAGCGAAACGGCGAACTCCCCTCTTGGATGAAACCCAAACCACCAAACTACCTGAAAGAAGACGGGAAAAGAAGACCCTTAATCGTTTTGAGAAACGACCAGTACAAGATTGAAGGGAATACGCTTATTTTAAAAGGCCTTGGCAAATTCAAACGCCTTGAAATCCGGTTTAAGGGTAGAATACACTTGAAAGGCAAGCAGGGGCGGTTAGAAATAACTTACGATGACGTTAAACGCAAGTGGTATGCTCACATCAGCTTTACTGTCGAGGAAAAACTTGAAGGCGGAGAATGGGTGAGCGTTCCAAGACAGCCAAAGGGAAATCTCTCAGCGGGAATTGACCTTGGAGTAAACAATCTCATGGCCGTTTACGTGAAGAACGGGGAAAGTTTTCTCGTGAATGGGAGACCGTTAAAGAGTATTGATTTTTACTGGCGGAGGAGGATTGCGGAGTACCAGTCAAAACTCAATAAAAGCGGGGCAAAGACGAGTAGGAAGCTAGAGAGAATGCACGATAAAGCGAAACTTCAGGCGAAGCACTACATCAATACTGCCGTTAGACAGACGGTTAAGAAGCTCTACGATTTGGGAGTTAGCAGAATTGTCGTTGGTTATCCTAAAGGCATTGCAAGGAGCTCTGATAAGGGCAAAAAGCAGAATTTCCTCCTCTCTCACGTGTGGCGGTTTAATTACGTGATTAAACGCTTGACTGAGGTCGCGGGGGAGTATGGTATTCGGGTTGTGGTCGTGAATGAGGCTTTTACTTCTAAAACCTGCCCCGTTTGCGGGAAGCCCCATGAAGGGGCGAGGTTTGTTCGTGGATTATTTAAGTGTCCCGCAACGGGACTTATCTTCAATGCTGACTTGGTTGGGGCGTTTAACATTTTGAAGAAGGCTGTGAAAACTATAACCCCAAACTTGGGCGGTTTGTATGCCCAAGAGAGGGGTAATTGGCCTAAGACCGGGCCAGAGGGGTTGAAAACCCGCTTTTTAGTGGGTTTGAGTGAGACCCCTCAAACCTCCCCGCCAATGGCGAGGGGTTAA
- a CDS encoding DUF2118 family protein, with product MEKMPRLYVEAPAEECIKDGKVTRDCVIIQGSVEVWLRKDEGVPDFVEAEGAKFLAKEVYDRFYLYVDGTEGRMLVDAILILPDGRTRIYLKKGDELLILPVEGYTKTIIANVGNRVRRGDAFAAVTTKKGEVHYLKPPKTGTVVFIDEITSRPHYVYYILPEE from the coding sequence ATGGAGAAGATGCCGAGGCTCTACGTGGAGGCCCCCGCGGAGGAGTGCATCAAAGATGGAAAGGTCACCAGGGACTGTGTGATAATCCAGGGAAGCGTTGAGGTCTGGCTGAGAAAGGATGAAGGGGTTCCCGACTTCGTGGAGGCAGAGGGAGCGAAGTTCCTGGCGAAGGAGGTCTACGACAGGTTCTACCTCTACGTGGACGGAACGGAGGGAAGGATGCTCGTCGACGCTATACTGATCCTCCCCGACGGGAGAACCAGGATATACCTGAAGAAGGGCGACGAGCTGCTCATCCTCCCCGTGGAGGGCTATACAAAGACCATCATAGCCAACGTCGGCAACCGCGTGAGGAGGGGGGACGCCTTCGCGGCCGTGACGACGAAGAAAGGGGAAGTCCACTACCTAAAGCCGCCGAAGACCGGGACGGTGGTCTTCATAGACGAGATAACCAGCAGGCCCCACTACGTGTACTACATCCTGCCGGAGGAGTGA
- a CDS encoding DUF4129 domain-containing protein — protein MSIRVKFAALYALLFTLMTLMMGYSVKNSGLQRSEASSFSVLLLAIVVASLLVILLVLLSWRDLSPGKKKYPVNVRSYLMAWAFAIAGTAGILYYLERTRAANVPSNLTLNRSLNNTTAGVATPPAPVYHNDTVSAAPPSGVPSSYVLYGAALLFLAGLVYFAVLYYREALRRRKLREMRLKAELFDRKVEELGLDMFSDPREAIVGIYKNAVLWLEILGVPYQESWTHREHAERVQVFREPFRGITGLFEKAKYAPEKVTWEDAKRALELYRKMRGAVDEAS, from the coding sequence ATGTCCATCAGGGTAAAATTCGCGGCACTCTACGCCCTGCTCTTCACATTGATGACCCTCATGATGGGGTACAGCGTTAAAAACTCCGGGCTTCAGCGGAGCGAGGCCTCCTCCTTCAGCGTTCTGCTGCTTGCGATCGTTGTCGCGTCCCTGCTGGTCATCCTACTCGTTCTTCTGAGCTGGAGGGACCTCTCGCCGGGCAAGAAAAAGTATCCCGTTAACGTCAGGTCCTACCTGATGGCCTGGGCGTTCGCGATAGCAGGCACGGCGGGGATACTCTACTACCTGGAAAGAACCCGCGCGGCTAATGTGCCTTCCAACCTCACGTTAAACCGCTCCCTCAACAACACGACCGCCGGTGTTGCCACTCCCCCCGCCCCCGTTTACCACAACGACACCGTTTCAGCCGCCCCTCCCTCGGGGGTCCCCTCGAGCTACGTCCTCTACGGCGCGGCGCTTCTCTTTCTTGCGGGACTCGTTTACTTCGCCGTCCTCTACTACCGCGAGGCCCTCAGAAGGAGGAAGCTCAGGGAGATGAGGCTTAAGGCGGAACTCTTTGACAGGAAGGTGGAGGAGCTGGGCCTGGATATGTTCAGCGACCCGCGAGAGGCGATCGTTGGAATATACAAGAACGCCGTCCTCTGGCTGGAGATACTCGGCGTTCCCTATCAGGAGAGCTGGACCCACCGGGAGCACGCGGAGAGGGTTCAGGTTTTCAGGGAGCCCTTCAGGGGCATAACGGGGCTCTTTGAGAAGGCAAAGTACGCCCCGGAGAAGGTTACCTGGGAGGACGCGAAGAGGGCGCTCGAGCTTTACAGGAAGATGAGAGGTGCGGTCGATGAGGCTTCATAA
- a CDS encoding AAA family ATPase, with product MRVEEIHEKGNAVLEEVKKAIVGKDEVLRLILTTILADGHVLLEDLPGLAKTLMAKSFAKALGVQFTRVQFTPDLLPSDILGVSVFNQKTLEFEFRKGPVFTNVLLADEINRAPPKTQSALLEAMQERQATIEGNTYSLPRPLIVIATQNPIEQEGTYPLPEAQLDRFLVRLRVGYPSKAEEIEILRRRMARKKEEPDVRTVLSAEEVVKMQRTVEEVYVSDAILEYITDIVTATREDKREIEIGASPRGSLALLKLSRAYAALNGRDYVIPDDVKAVAVPALSHRLILKRELWYTKVSQESIMEKLLERVPVPKFE from the coding sequence ATGAGAGTGGAGGAGATACACGAGAAAGGTAACGCCGTCCTTGAGGAGGTCAAGAAAGCGATAGTTGGAAAGGACGAGGTGCTGAGGCTTATCCTGACCACGATACTCGCCGATGGCCACGTCCTGCTGGAAGATTTGCCAGGACTGGCCAAGACCCTGATGGCCAAGAGCTTCGCGAAGGCCCTGGGAGTCCAGTTCACCCGCGTCCAGTTCACGCCGGACCTGCTCCCGAGCGACATACTTGGGGTGAGCGTCTTCAACCAGAAGACCCTAGAGTTCGAGTTCAGGAAGGGGCCGGTCTTCACGAACGTCCTCCTGGCGGACGAGATCAACCGCGCCCCGCCGAAGACACAGAGCGCGCTCCTCGAGGCCATGCAGGAGAGGCAGGCCACGATTGAGGGGAACACCTACTCACTGCCCAGGCCGCTCATAGTCATAGCCACGCAGAACCCGATAGAGCAGGAGGGAACCTACCCCCTCCCCGAGGCCCAGCTCGACAGGTTCCTCGTCAGGCTTCGCGTTGGTTATCCCTCCAAGGCGGAGGAGATAGAGATACTCCGCAGGAGAATGGCCAGGAAGAAGGAGGAACCGGACGTTCGTACCGTCCTGAGCGCGGAGGAAGTAGTCAAGATGCAGAGGACGGTCGAGGAGGTCTACGTCAGCGACGCCATACTGGAGTACATAACCGACATCGTGACGGCCACCCGGGAGGACAAGAGGGAGATAGAGATAGGCGCCTCTCCAAGGGGAAGCCTGGCCCTGCTCAAGCTCTCCAGGGCCTACGCAGCCCTCAACGGCAGGGACTACGTGATTCCGGACGACGTCAAAGCCGTGGCAGTTCCGGCCCTGAGCCACAGGCTCATCCTCAAGCGCGAGCTGTGGTACACCAAGGTGAGCCAGGAGAGCATAATGGAGAAGCTCCTCGAGCGTGTTCCGGTTCCTAAATTCGAGTGA
- a CDS encoding DUF58 domain-containing protein: MQPVPRTPTPVEPGNGPDEGAGPEGRMVPTEKAEELFLALWLLVLIAFLLLRWELVYLLLPALWLVFVAVFFFKPRMDVELERVIPHNRFLEGTELEIVLRIRAGERIPSLKVREDLPGGLELIDGRTEWVLSLRKGELKELRYRVRVKRGIHEFNWVELSYRDPFGFFHFTKKFDLYTELIGVPIIEDVPTPYSTRGTKITVGSLPSPRVGEGVEFHAIREYQPGDPLKIINWKATARTGRIMANEYESERKVDVIFIVDASYTGELVFDNLVRAAASLMLNALNSGTSFGLLLAEEVPLWVRPDYGKRHFFKCIDFLSTAKPDRNNMIAYQVEHLIRSHFPPRAQLVYFSPLLTEESREALRIMASFGYNVVVISPNPYTAVEPKNREEELAIKLLGLQRKAVLRKMAGYGVIIDWDVRKPLKAAIAEVIQV, encoded by the coding sequence GTGCAGCCGGTTCCCAGAACCCCAACGCCCGTTGAACCCGGGAATGGGCCTGATGAAGGTGCGGGGCCAGAGGGGAGAATGGTTCCAACCGAGAAGGCGGAAGAGCTTTTCCTGGCCCTCTGGCTTCTCGTCCTCATCGCCTTCCTCCTGCTCCGCTGGGAGCTTGTCTATCTCCTCCTGCCGGCCCTGTGGTTGGTCTTCGTCGCGGTGTTCTTCTTCAAGCCCAGGATGGACGTCGAGCTGGAGAGGGTGATTCCCCACAACCGCTTCCTCGAGGGCACCGAGCTGGAGATAGTGCTCAGGATAAGGGCCGGCGAGAGAATTCCGAGCCTCAAGGTGAGGGAGGACCTCCCCGGGGGGCTCGAGCTGATAGACGGGAGAACCGAGTGGGTGCTGTCACTCAGAAAGGGCGAGCTGAAGGAACTTCGCTACCGCGTTCGGGTTAAGCGCGGAATCCACGAGTTCAACTGGGTCGAGCTGAGCTACCGCGACCCCTTCGGCTTCTTCCACTTCACGAAGAAGTTCGACCTCTACACCGAGCTCATAGGCGTTCCCATAATAGAGGACGTTCCAACGCCATACTCCACGAGGGGAACCAAGATAACCGTCGGCTCCCTCCCGAGCCCCAGGGTAGGCGAGGGCGTGGAGTTCCACGCCATCAGGGAGTACCAGCCGGGGGATCCGCTCAAGATAATCAACTGGAAGGCCACCGCGAGAACGGGGAGGATAATGGCCAACGAGTACGAGAGCGAGCGCAAGGTGGACGTGATATTCATCGTCGATGCTTCCTACACCGGGGAGCTGGTCTTTGACAACCTAGTCCGCGCCGCCGCTTCGCTCATGCTCAACGCCCTCAACAGCGGAACCAGCTTCGGCCTCCTTCTTGCTGAAGAGGTTCCCCTCTGGGTCCGCCCGGACTACGGTAAGAGGCACTTCTTCAAGTGCATCGACTTCCTCAGCACGGCCAAGCCCGACAGGAACAACATGATAGCCTACCAGGTTGAGCACTTGATACGTTCCCACTTCCCGCCGAGGGCACAGCTGGTCTACTTCTCCCCACTCCTTACGGAGGAGAGCAGGGAAGCGCTCAGGATAATGGCCTCCTTCGGTTACAACGTCGTCGTCATCAGCCCGAACCCGTACACCGCAGTTGAGCCGAAGAACCGCGAGGAGGAGCTGGCAATAAAGCTGCTAGGCCTGCAGAGGAAAGCCGTCTTGCGGAAGATGGCCGGCTACGGCGTGATAATCGACTGGGACGTCAGGAAGCCGCTGAAGGCCGCGATAGCGGAGGTGATTCAGGTATGA
- a CDS encoding carbohydrate kinase family protein, whose amino-acid sequence MIELVVIGHVSIDTIVFPNGRRVNMPGGAAAAVATSAALAGAKVGLVTRVGEDFPGEWLEKLSSVLDVRGVQILPGKTIHIYMIYHEDGSVDAPVDMGVAVNMGETPIPEEYLAAGIFHIAPIPPEEQLKALKRLEGKRISLDFNPTYMADYREKTDLMREIVSRAEVVFPNEREALVMTRAGSVEEAAAALHEWGAGIVVVTRGERGVLLYDGEFREFPALPINENEIVDPTGAGDAFAGGFLAGYAKGEPMETCVKLGLERAREVLKKKGSWSI is encoded by the coding sequence ATGATCGAGCTCGTCGTCATAGGTCACGTCTCTATAGACACAATAGTCTTTCCCAACGGGAGAAGGGTGAACATGCCGGGCGGAGCGGCGGCCGCCGTGGCCACCTCCGCCGCCCTAGCCGGCGCAAAAGTGGGCCTCGTGACCAGGGTGGGGGAGGATTTTCCGGGAGAATGGCTCGAAAAGCTCTCCTCCGTCCTGGACGTGAGGGGCGTTCAAATCCTGCCCGGGAAGACAATTCACATCTACATGATCTACCACGAGGACGGGAGCGTGGACGCCCCGGTGGATATGGGTGTTGCGGTGAACATGGGTGAGACCCCGATTCCAGAGGAGTACCTGGCCGCGGGAATATTCCACATCGCCCCCATCCCCCCTGAGGAGCAGCTGAAGGCCCTGAAGAGGCTCGAGGGGAAGAGGATAAGCCTCGACTTCAACCCGACGTACATGGCCGACTACCGGGAGAAAACGGACCTCATGAGGGAAATCGTCTCGCGCGCCGAGGTGGTCTTCCCCAACGAGAGAGAAGCTCTCGTCATGACCCGCGCGGGGAGTGTCGAGGAGGCCGCGGCGGCTCTCCACGAATGGGGCGCCGGAATCGTGGTCGTGACCAGGGGCGAGAGGGGAGTTCTCCTCTACGACGGGGAGTTCAGGGAGTTTCCGGCGCTCCCCATAAATGAAAATGAAATCGTGGACCCCACAGGGGCCGGAGATGCATTCGCCGGCGGATTTCTGGCGGGTTACGCCAAAGGAGAGCCCATGGAGACCTGCGTAAAACTCGGACTGGAGCGGGCCAGGGAGGTGCTTAAGAAGAAGGGGAGCTGGAGCATCTAG
- a CDS encoding RNA-guided endonuclease InsQ/TnpB family protein, which translates to MKRTVTLKLQPSKEQAKILSELADIGAKVWNRVNFLRRQQFFQDRIVDFNKTEKTVYEEFKQEIGSATVQQIARKNAEAWRSFFSLLRKKRNGELSNWLKPKPPNYLKEDGKRKPLIVLRNDQYKSEGNKLILKGLGKFKRLEIQFKGRIHLKSKQGRLEITYDNVKKRWYAHVSLTVEEKLEGGEWIELPRTPKGNLSAGIDLGINNLMAVYVENGESFLVNGKPLKSIDFYWRRKIADYQSKLNRSGAKTSRKLKRMHERAKLQAKHYINTAVRQMVRRLYDLGVSRIIVGYPKGIARSSDKGKKQNFLLSHVWRFNTVIKRLTEVAEEYGIQVLVVNEAFTSKLCPVCGKPHEGARFVRGLYLCPATGLIFNADLVGAFNILKKVVETITPNLSGLYAQRRGNWPKTGPEGSKTRFILGLNETPQTSPLIG; encoded by the coding sequence ATGAAGAGAACAGTAACGCTCAAACTCCAACCATCAAAAGAGCAGGCAAAAATCCTTTCTGAGTTAGCCGACATTGGAGCCAAAGTCTGGAATAGAGTGAACTTCCTAAGAAGACAACAATTCTTCCAGGACAGAATCGTGGACTTCAATAAAACCGAGAAAACCGTTTATGAAGAGTTTAAACAGGAAATCGGCTCAGCAACCGTCCAGCAAATAGCGAGGAAGAATGCTGAAGCATGGCGGAGTTTCTTTTCGCTCCTTCGGAAAAAGCGGAATGGAGAACTCTCTAACTGGCTCAAACCAAAACCACCGAACTACCTGAAAGAAGACGGGAAGAGAAAGCCCTTAATCGTTTTGAGAAACGACCAGTACAAGAGTGAAGGAAACAAGTTAATCCTCAAAGGCCTTGGAAAGTTCAAACGCTTGGAAATTCAATTCAAGGGCAGAATACACTTGAAGAGCAAGCAAGGGCGGTTAGAGATAACTTATGACAACGTTAAGAAAAGGTGGTATGCTCACGTCAGCCTCACAGTCGAGGAAAAACTTGAGGGTGGGGAGTGGATTGAACTTCCAAGAACTCCAAAAGGGAATCTCTCAGCGGGAATTGATTTGGGGATTAACAACTTGATGGCAGTTTATGTGGAGAATGGAGAAAGCTTTCTCGTGAACGGAAAGCCTCTCAAAAGCATCGACTTCTACTGGAGAAGAAAAATTGCTGATTATCAGTCAAAACTCAACAGGAGTGGGGCGAAAACGAGCAGAAAACTTAAAAGAATGCACGAGAGGGCTAAACTTCAGGCAAAACACTACATTAACACGGCAGTAAGGCAAATGGTTAGAAGGCTTTACGATTTGGGAGTTAGTAGAATCATCGTTGGTTATCCTAAAGGTATTGCAAGGAGCTCTGATAAGGGTAAAAAGCAGAATTTCCTCCTCTCTCACGTCTGGCGGTTCAATACGGTTATCAAACGCTTAACCGAGGTTGCGGAAGAGTATGGTATTCAGGTTTTGGTCGTGAATGAGGCTTTCACTTCTAAGCTTTGCCCCGTTTGCGGGAAGCCCCATGAAGGGGCCCGTTTCGTTCGTGGTCTTTATTTGTGTCCCGCAACGGGGCTTATCTTCAACGCTGACTTGGTTGGTGCCTTTAACATTTTGAAGAAGGTGGTGGAAACCATAACCCCTAATCTGAGCGGTCTTTACGCTCAGAGGAGGGGTAATTGGCCCAAGACCGGGCCGGAGGGGTCGAAGACCCGCTTTATTTTGGGTCTAAATGAGACCCCTCAAACCTCTCCGCTAATTGGGTAG
- a CDS encoding DUF4855 domain-containing protein has protein sequence MSKFGLWWVRWDGNLRTYASRMTLGGKRPTSYDEAVQWFKNRGFDRVVFLSGEGKGINYTGNGYDDGLRMALWLSSRIGSMDYYVPIPFYKYGSKKPRDNPSEGFNNSYWKDWIDGVLSVVDSNRLGFYWSYESCLQTTPNDSTGVSVEFIQKMSNYVHDHEQELIWIPATGGRGVSYLNDPKYDGILKIGSYFDYVFVQPNYYQYSKLDEEGNHGLPYTYEKLVEKIRWIHEELPLKIKEQNPNSTTRVSIEMEADRTVLEIHCTCPRDCPEGMNCDSNIHTCYEHCRDNHPQKAINYALDYVRALQDVGWNPQDLAYYFSIDFKVIDILQGYCRREFNEPYV, from the coding sequence ATGTCGAAGTTTGGTCTGTGGTGGGTTAGGTGGGACGGGAATCTCAGAACTTACGCCTCGAGGATGACCCTTGGAGGAAAACGGCCAACTTCTTACGATGAAGCCGTCCAGTGGTTTAAGAACAGGGGTTTTGATAGGGTAGTCTTCCTCAGTGGAGAAGGAAAGGGAATCAACTATACTGGAAACGGTTATGATGATGGGCTTCGCATGGCTTTGTGGCTCTCATCAAGGATCGGCAGCATGGATTACTACGTGCCGATTCCGTTCTACAAGTATGGGAGTAAAAAACCGAGGGATAACCCGTCCGAGGGATTCAATAATTCTTACTGGAAGGACTGGATTGACGGTGTCCTTAGTGTTGTTGACAGCAACAGGCTCGGCTTCTACTGGAGTTACGAGAGTTGCCTTCAAACTACTCCCAATGATAGCACCGGTGTGTCTGTTGAATTCATTCAAAAGATGTCCAACTACGTTCACGACCACGAGCAGGAACTGATTTGGATTCCAGCAACGGGTGGCAGAGGCGTGTCTTATTTAAATGACCCAAAATATGATGGAATTCTCAAGATTGGTAGCTACTTTGACTACGTTTTTGTCCAGCCTAATTACTACCAGTACTCAAAGCTAGATGAAGAAGGAAACCATGGTTTACCCTACACTTACGAGAAACTCGTCGAGAAAATCCGCTGGATTCACGAAGAACTCCCCTTGAAAATCAAGGAGCAAAACCCCAACTCCACGACAAGGGTCTCAATAGAAATGGAAGCCGACAGGACAGTACTGGAAATTCATTGTACCTGCCCAAGAGACTGCCCAGAAGGCATGAACTGTGATTCTAATATTCACACTTGTTATGAACACTGCAGAGATAACCATCCCCAAAAAGCAATCAATTATGCTCTGGATTACGTTAGAGCACTTCAAGACGTTGGCTGGAACCCCCAGGACTTAGCATACTACTTCAGCATAGATTTCAAAGTGATAGACATCCTTCAGGGATACTGCAGGAGGGAATTCAATGAGCCGTATGTTTAG
- a CDS encoding CGP-CTERM sorting domain-containing protein codes for MSRMFSLRLFLILLLLIPPISFHGATASSTQTFQAYQITIKGVRPPSTGISPYFIITVKPHWRANGSYPGEYRLLYLAYSSYYNITNWTLRYVNITNLPGVTHKLGNVTLPWPTNRFDVFAYHNDPVLHWWAENNTTYDYFLNMGVPVVVKYKPSNFQLIGRVEGEYVVFRGFNTTFKVPVEELLKYYPRHFLNDLGGILYFDVVDIWNATNASFITYHRKCFIIYPLRLSYWETNGRVYVGVNFSEGVELKVNQSIPILLYLNNETLKPIVDVLGLITPQGDPLRNLPNPIIATISQTWITPTPAHEIFSEFFDDDRYPRYVSLFYSVVSNGSSAVLVVTMKEPGWIPYHYSYLVVNGVPKFFNLSPTWRNTSKPWCWHCEYKFGVWKGHYELLWESSYNKGVYVLNGTCWRLVSESPKGFHASNGSVARGVVEGSYMVFRFNGTTLRIPLRELEEYYPPRVWEWQLIAAKDGNGYLILPAVWFYYGNYYYAGGSSFGVVWGPGDFLLPVDNSSGVYALYYVNGTLRPAFDLLRLMGPQGDWMRNLPGFRVLPNQYFNSSVTFGVCSAGTQTQAERTNTSTRTVGRTTTPTSTGTKEKSICGPGFMVLLAVVGLLAERTRKRG; via the coding sequence ATGAGCCGTATGTTTAGTCTTCGCCTTTTTCTTATCCTCTTACTTCTAATCCCTCCTATCTCTTTTCATGGAGCCACTGCTTCCAGCACACAAACGTTCCAGGCGTATCAAATCACAATTAAAGGCGTTAGACCCCCAAGCACTGGAATTTCACCATACTTCATCATCACTGTGAAGCCCCACTGGAGAGCAAACGGTTCATACCCCGGTGAATACCGCCTCCTCTACCTCGCGTACTCCTCGTATTATAACATCACCAACTGGACCCTCCGATACGTGAACATCACGAACCTGCCGGGAGTCACCCACAAGCTTGGGAACGTAACCCTGCCCTGGCCGACGAACCGGTTCGACGTGTTTGCCTACCACAACGACCCGGTTCTGCACTGGTGGGCCGAGAACAACACCACTTACGATTACTTCCTCAATATGGGAGTACCAGTAGTCGTCAAGTACAAACCGTCCAATTTTCAGTTGATTGGACGCGTGGAAGGGGAATACGTTGTGTTCAGGGGTTTTAACACGACTTTCAAGGTTCCGGTGGAGGAGCTTTTAAAATACTACCCCAGGCATTTTCTGAATGACCTCGGAGGGATATTGTATTTTGACGTGGTTGACATCTGGAACGCTACCAATGCCTCCTTTATAACTTATCACAGAAAATGCTTTATCATTTACCCTCTGCGTTTGAGTTATTGGGAGACTAATGGAAGGGTCTACGTGGGTGTTAATTTTTCAGAGGGCGTTGAGTTAAAAGTCAACCAGTCAATTCCAATCCTTCTCTATTTGAACAACGAAACGTTAAAGCCGATAGTGGACGTTTTGGGATTAATCACGCCCCAGGGCGACCCCCTCAGAAACCTGCCAAATCCAATCATCGCAACGATTTCCCAAACTTGGATAACCCCAACTCCCGCTCACGAGATTTTCTCTGAGTTTTTCGATGATGATAGGTATCCGCGCTATGTCTCGCTTTTTTATTCCGTGGTTTCGAACGGTAGTTCCGCGGTTCTCGTTGTCACGATGAAGGAACCCGGGTGGATACCCTATCATTACTCCTACCTCGTCGTGAACGGTGTTCCTAAGTTCTTCAACCTCTCGCCCACCTGGAGGAACACCAGCAAACCCTGGTGCTGGCATTGCGAGTACAAGTTTGGCGTCTGGAAGGGACATTACGAACTCCTCTGGGAGTCGTCGTACAATAAGGGTGTTTACGTGCTCAACGGAACCTGCTGGCGGCTGGTTTCAGAGTCCCCTAAGGGTTTCCATGCCTCCAACGGTTCCGTGGCGAGGGGAGTTGTTGAGGGTAGCTATATGGTCTTCCGCTTTAACGGGACGACCCTTAGAATTCCGCTCCGAGAATTGGAGGAGTATTATCCTCCAAGGGTGTGGGAGTGGCAACTCATCGCGGCAAAGGACGGAAATGGCTACCTGATACTCCCTGCCGTGTGGTTTTATTACGGGAATTATTATTATGCAGGGGGTTCTAGTTTTGGAGTGGTGTGGGGTCCGGGGGATTTTCTTTTACCGGTGGATAATTCTTCCGGTGTTTACGCGCTGTATTACGTGAATGGGACCTTGAGGCCGGCTTTTGATTTGCTCCGGCTTATGGGTCCCCAAGGGGATTGGATGAGGAATCTGCCTGGCTTTAGGGTTCTGCCCAACCAGTATTTCAATTCGAGCGTGACTTTTGGAGTCTGCAGTGCTGGAACACAAACGCAAGCGGAGCGCACGAACACCTCAACCCGGACAGTTGGGAGAACTACTACTCCAACTTCAACAGGCACAAAAGAAAAAAGCATCTGTGGACCGGGGTTTATGGTTTTGCTTGCGGTCGTTGGTCTTCTCGCAGAAAGAACACGTAAGAGGGGGTAA